One region of Chloroflexota bacterium genomic DNA includes:
- a CDS encoding N-acetyltransferase family protein — translation MNMLTIRQAKLADLGQITEIYNDAIEKTTATFDTEPKTLEEQESWFVNHDASHPILIAGQDGLIVGWTSLSQWSDRCAYCDTAEISLYVKEEYRGKGIGKELMKAIIQKGKTAGLHTVIARIADGNDVSIELCESFGFQHIGTMREVGKKFGNLLDVHLMQLIY, via the coding sequence ATGAACATGTTAACCATTAGGCAAGCAAAATTGGCAGATTTAGGGCAAATTACCGAAATTTACAACGACGCTATTGAAAAAACGACCGCTACATTTGACACTGAGCCGAAGACTCTTGAGGAACAAGAAAGCTGGTTTGTAAACCATGATGCCAGTCATCCTATATTAATTGCCGGGCAGGATGGCCTCATTGTAGGATGGACATCTTTAAGCCAATGGTCTGACAGATGCGCCTATTGCGATACTGCCGAAATATCGCTCTACGTCAAGGAAGAATACCGGGGAAAGGGAATTGGGAAGGAGCTTATGAAAGCGATTATCCAGAAAGGTAAAACGGCAGGCTTACACACAGTAATTGCCAGAATAGCGGACGGTAATGACGTAAGTATTGAACTCTGCGAGTCTTTCGGGTTCCAGCACATAGGAACTATGAGAGAGGTGGGTAAAAAGTTTGGCAATTTGTTAGATGTACATCTAATGCAGTTAATCTATTGA
- a CDS encoding PaaI family thioesterase, translating to MPKQFPLNAEGFHPFAELIGLNFTASEKGYSECVLEINEKLLNPHKVVHGGVVYSMADTGMGAALYPHLDKDEICATVEIKVVYFAALASGLLACKTKVIHKGKRIAVLESEIEGNGRLIAKAIGTYSIFKAKGD from the coding sequence ATGCCAAAGCAATTTCCTCTGAACGCAGAAGGATTTCACCCCTTCGCTGAGCTGATAGGTCTGAATTTCACAGCATCCGAGAAAGGATACAGTGAGTGCGTCTTAGAGATAAATGAAAAGCTGCTTAACCCGCACAAAGTCGTGCATGGAGGCGTCGTCTATTCCATGGCAGATACCGGTATGGGCGCAGCTCTTTATCCCCATTTAGATAAAGATGAAATTTGTGCCACTGTGGAAATCAAAGTGGTCTACTTCGCAGCACTGGCATCTGGCCTGCTTGCCTGCAAAACAAAGGTTATTCACAAGGGCAAGAGGATTGCCGTACTGGAATCAGAAATAGAAGGCAACGGACGCCTCATCGCCAAGGCAATAGGCACATATTCCATATTCAAAGCCAAAGGTGACTAA